ATGACGGTGACCGGGCGGCGGGCACGGGCCAGGATCAGGCCGGCGGCGATGCCGGCATAGCTGCCGCCGACGATGAGCACATCAGGATTCATGATGACCTTCCAGGGAACGGTGATGGGCGAGATGGCGGGCGAAATCGGCGCCGAGCTGGTCCAGCGTGGTCGCCTGCAGGCGCTGTTCGAGCAGCCGCTGCGCCTCGCGTGCGCCCTCCAGCAAGGCACTGTTGACCAACTGCTGGATCGGGCAGCCACCGCCCGGATCGCGGGTACCGACCTGCACCAGCGGCGGTGCGCCCACCGCCAGGTAGATGTCATGCAGGGTGATGGCTGCGGCGTCGCGGGCCAGCTGGCTGCCGCCCCCATGGCCGCGGGCACTGTGCACCAGGCCGGCCTTGTGCAGCTGCGCCAGCAGGCGGCGGATCACCACCGGGTGGGTCGGCAGGCACGATGCCAGCTGCTCGGAGGTGCGTGGGGCGGATTGGCCGACCAGGTGCGCCATCACGTGCAGGGCGTCGGAAAGCGGGTTCGCGGATTTCATGTAACAACAATAGTTACATTTAATTCTCCTGTCGAGGGTCCGCATTCGTTCCATATGGACGCATTTGTCCTATGAAATAATTTCTTCACATCGCTAAACGAAACACGAATGTGATGCCCGTCGCACTTCAGGCCCATGGGGGACGGGTCGATACCGCATTGCCCCTTCCCGAGAGTCCCTTCCATGAATGCGTCTGTCCGTGCTCCGCGCCTGCAGTCCAAGCTGCTCGGCGCGGTTTCTGTTGGTCTGGCCGTGGTCCTGCTGTGCGCGCTGGCGGGCCTGGCCTCCGCCTGGTTGAAGTTGTCCACCGAGGTTCCACCTGAAGTCGAGCACAGCCGCGATGCCGAGCGCCTGCAGCGTGAATTCCGCGGCCAGGTGCAGGAATGGAAGAACGTGCTGCTGCGCGGCCGCGACGACGCACTGCGCCAGCGCCACCTGGAGGCCTTCGACAGCGAAGGCCGCCTGGTCGAACAACTTGCCAAGAGCCTGGTGACCAGCCCGGACGCGCGCACGCGTGAACTGGCGCAGGCGTTCATCGGCCCGCACGCGCAGCTGCAGCAGGACTACCACGCAGCGCTGCAGGCGTTTGCCGAGGCCAGCTACGACCCCGCCGCCGGCGACAACCTGGTGCGCGGCAAGGATCGCCCGGTGGCGACGGCACTGGATGCGCTGAGCACGCACGCCACGCAGGTGGCCGAAGCGGCGGTGGCGGCACGTTCGCAGCAGGCGCGGCAGACGCTGCTGCTGTGCGCGGCGCTGACCGTGCTGGCTGCGGTGCTGCTGCTGATGGGGCTGGCCTGGTGGCTGCGGCGTGCCGTCGTGCAGCCGGTGCTGGCGGTGGAAGCCGCCGCGCGTGCAGTGGCTGCCGGCGACCTGCAGCACGTTGTGCAGGTGCGCAGCCGCGATGAGATCGGTCGCCTCGCGCAGGCCATGCAGGCGGTGCAGTCCACGCTGCGCGGCGTGCTGGATGCGCAGACCGCGATGGCGCAGGCGCACGAAGCCGGCACCATCAGCCATCGCATGGACGCCGGTGCCTTCCCCGGCGCGTTCGGCACCATGGTGGCCGACTGCAACACGCTGGTCGACGCGCACATCCAGGTCAAGATGCGCGCGATCTCGATCATGGGCCGCTACGCCGTCGGCGACCTCAGCCAGGACATGGAGCGCCTGCCCGGCGAGAAGACGGTGATCACCGAAGCGCTGGACGCGGTCAAGCACAACCTCGGCGCGATCAACGGCGAGATCCGCCGCCTGGCCGAAGCGGCGGCCGCCGGTGACTTCAGCCAGCGCGGCGACAGTGCCCGCTTCGAGCATGATTTCCGCGCGATGGTCGAGGGTCTGAACCGCCTGATGCAGACCACCGAGCTGAACCTGGGCGAGGTCTCCAGCATGCTGCGCGCGATCGCCGATGGACGCCTCGGCGCGCGCATGCACGGGGATTTCCAGGGCGTGTTCGCGCGCATCGCCGGCGATGCCAATACCACCGCCACGCAGCTGGCGACCATCGTCACCGACATCAAGCACGCCTCCGGCAACATCCACACTGCCGCAGCGGAGATCGCCGCCGGCAACAATGACCTTTCGCGCCGCACCGAACAGCAGGCCGCCAACCTGGAAGAGACGGCGGCGTCGATGGAGGAACTGACCTCCACCGTGCGCCAGAATGCCGAGCATGCGCGCCAGGCCAACCAGCTGGCGATCGGCGCACATACGGTCGCCTCGCACGGTGGCAGCGTGGTCGGCCAGGTGGTGGCAACGATGGGCGCGATCGAAACCTCCTCGCGGCAGATCGCCGAGATCATCAGCGTGATCGATGGCATCGCGTTCCAGACCAACATCCTGGCCCTGAACGCGGCAGTGGAAGCAGCGCGCGCCGGTGAACAGGGCCGCGGCTTCGCGGTGGTGGCCAGTGAAGTGCGCACCCTGGCGCAGCGCTCGGCGGCGGCTGCGAAGGAGATCAAGTCACTGATCGAAGCCTCGGTGGAACAGGTCGGCCATGGCGCGCAGCGCGTGCGCGAGGCAGGCGACACCATGGCCGAGATCGTGGCATCGGTGCAGCGGGTGACCGACATCATGGCCGAGATCTCCGCTGCCTCGCAGGAGCAGAGCGCGGGCATCGAACAGGTCAGCCAGACCGTGATCCAGATGGACGGCACCACCCAGCAGAACGCCGCGCTGGTGGAAGAGGCCAGCGCCGCCGCGCGCAGCCTGGAGCAGCAGGCGAACCGGTTGATCGATGCGGTGGACGTGTTCGATCTGTCGACCACGGCAGCGGTGAAGGGCGGGCTGGCACGCGCGGCCTGATTGATGCGGTTGCCGGCCAGCGGCCGGCAGCGTCCAACGCCGCATGGGTAGCGCCCGACCGTTGGTCGGGCGATGGCAGGAATCCGTGCGTACACGGTGGTGCAATGCACCGTTGCCGGCATGCACGCGGTCACTGGCCTACCCTTTGCCGGATATTCCCGCCTCCCTCCCCCCTCTGCTGGAGCCCCCCCATGACTGTCCCCGCCTTCGGTCTCGGCACCTTCCGCCTGAAAGACCAGACCGTGATCGACTCCGTGCGCAACGCGCTGGCGGTCGGCTACCGCGCCATCGATACCGCGCAGATCTACGGCAACGAAGCCGACGTCGGCCAGGCCATCGCCGATTCCGGCGTGCCGCGCGATGAGATCTACCTGACCACCAAGGTCTGGATCACCGCGTTCAAGCGCGATGCGCTGCTGGCCAGCCTGCACACCAGTCTGGAAAAGCTCCGCACCGACCAGGTGGATCTGGCGCTGATCCACTGGCCGTCGCCGAACGACAAGGTCGACGTGCCGATGGAGGAGTACCTGACCGCACTGGCCGAGGCCAAGGCACAGGGCCTGACCCGTGAGATCGGCATCTCCAACTTCACCATCGCGCAGACCCGCAAGGCGATCGCCATCCTCGGTGCCGATGCCATCGCCACCAACCAGATCGAAGTCCACCCATACCTGCAGAACCGCCTGCTGGTGAAGTTCCTGCAGGACAACGGCATCCACGTCACCGCCTACATGAGCCTGGCCTATGGCGAAGTGATCAAGGACCCGGTGATCCAGGCCATTGCCGGCCGCCACCAGGCCACCCCGGCGCAGATCGCACTGGCCTGGGCGCTGCAACAGGGCTTCTCGGTGATCCCGTCGTCGACCAAGCGCGAGAACCTGTCGAGCAACCTGGAAGCGGCAGCGATCCGTTTGACCGACGAAGACTTGGCGCAGATCGCCAAGCTGGATCGTGGCCATCGCCTGGCGAATCCGGAAGGGATTGCCCCGGCCTGGGATTGATCCCACAACCGCGGTTACGGATCGGAATCGTAGGTGCCGACCAAGGTCGGCACCTACCAAAGGCAGGGCTATCCCTCGCCCTGCAGCAACCACCCACGCATCGCCGCACTCACTTCGTCCGGTTTCTCCATTGGTGCCAGGTGCCCGCAATCGGGCACCACCACCAGCTGCGAGTGCGGCACCAACGCGTGCATTTCCTCACTCACTGCCAGCGGCGTAATGCGATCGTTCGCGCCGCAGACGATCAGCAGCGGATCGCGGTACCTGGCCAGCACATCGCGGCCATCGCGGCGCTCCAGCGCACTCTGGCGCAGAAACACTTCGGCGCCCAACCGCGCGGTCATGTCGCGCACACGCTGCACCAGCACGTAGTCGTCCAGCCGCGAGGCATCAATGTAGCTGCGCATCAACGCGTCACCGAAGCCGTGGAATTTTCCCGGAAGGCGCACGCTGGCACGTTGGCTGCGGCGCTGCTCGGCCCGCTCGGGTGAGTCGGCGTGGATCGAGGTATCGATCAGTGCCAACTGCAGCACGCGTTCTGGCGCGATGCGCAGGATCTGCTGGGCCACGAAGCCGCCCAGCGAGAAACCGGCCAGCGCAAAGCGCTCCGGTGCCTGCGCCAGCACATCCTCGGCCACCGCCTGCAGGGTTTCACCACGGGTCTGGTCGCCCACGGTGCATTCGGCGATATCGGCCAGGTCGGCCAACTGCGCGCGCCACAGCTCGGCATCGTTGAGCAGGCCGGGCAGCAGCAACAGGGGAATACGGTCGGTCATGGGGTTATTGTCGCGCCAGCGCGGTGACGGAACCATGCCGCAACGGGCGGTTGCGCTGTAGAGTCGGGCAAGCTCGCCCCCCCGTTACGGACGCACCATGGCAGATCCCTACAACAGCGGCACCCCTTCCCCGCCGGCACTGCGCTTCGACGATGCGCTGGTCACCACCGCCTTCGAGCTGCCCGGGCACCGGGTCGTGCGCAATCTGGGCGTGGTGCGTGGCATCACCGTGCGCTCGCGTTCGATCGTCGGCAACTTCCTGGGCGGCATCCAGACGCTCTTCGGTGGCAACATCACCATCTACACCGAGCTGTGCGAACAGGCCCGCGAGGAAACCTACCGCGACATGGTCAAGCACGCGCGGCAGCTGGGCGCCAACGCGATCATCGGCATGCGCTACGACGCCACCGATGTGATGACCGGGCTGACCGAGGTGCTGTGCTATGGCACGGCGGTGGTGGTGGAACCGATGCGGTGAGACCGCTGCACCGCCGCGCGCGGATCACGCCGCCGGCGGCACGTCGGGCACCTCGACCTGCTGCACCGGCAGGGTCACCATCATCACCGTCGGGTCGTCCGGGTCCAGCTTGGTCTTGAAGCCCAGGCTCTGGCACATCGCCAGCATGGTGCTGTTCTCGCGCAGCACCTGGCCTTCGACCACATCCAGGCCCAGCCACTTGGCGTACTCGATCATGATCGCCATCAGCCGCCAGCCGATGCCGTGGCCCTTCAGGTCCGAACGGATCAGGATGCCGTACTCGCCACGATGGTAATCGGCATCGGCATGCAGGCGCACCGCGCCCAGCATTTCGCCACTGCGTGGCTCGATCGCCACCAGCGCGATCGAGCGTGCGTAGTCGAGCTGGGTCAAGCGCGCGATGAACTCGTGGCTGAAGTGCTTCACCGACTGGAAGAAACGCAGGCGCAGATCCTCGT
This portion of the Stenotrophomonas sp. WZN-1 genome encodes:
- a CDS encoding methyl-accepting chemotaxis protein, with amino-acid sequence MNASVRAPRLQSKLLGAVSVGLAVVLLCALAGLASAWLKLSTEVPPEVEHSRDAERLQREFRGQVQEWKNVLLRGRDDALRQRHLEAFDSEGRLVEQLAKSLVTSPDARTRELAQAFIGPHAQLQQDYHAALQAFAEASYDPAAGDNLVRGKDRPVATALDALSTHATQVAEAAVAARSQQARQTLLLCAALTVLAAVLLLMGLAWWLRRAVVQPVLAVEAAARAVAAGDLQHVVQVRSRDEIGRLAQAMQAVQSTLRGVLDAQTAMAQAHEAGTISHRMDAGAFPGAFGTMVADCNTLVDAHIQVKMRAISIMGRYAVGDLSQDMERLPGEKTVITEALDAVKHNLGAINGEIRRLAEAAAAGDFSQRGDSARFEHDFRAMVEGLNRLMQTTELNLGEVSSMLRAIADGRLGARMHGDFQGVFARIAGDANTTATQLATIVTDIKHASGNIHTAAAEIAAGNNDLSRRTEQQAANLEETAASMEELTSTVRQNAEHARQANQLAIGAHTVASHGGSVVGQVVATMGAIETSSRQIAEIISVIDGIAFQTNILALNAAVEAARAGEQGRGFAVVASEVRTLAQRSAAAAKEIKSLIEASVEQVGHGAQRVREAGDTMAEIVASVQRVTDIMAEISAASQEQSAGIEQVSQTVIQMDGTTQQNAALVEEASAAARSLEQQANRLIDAVDVFDLSTTAAVKGGLARAA
- a CDS encoding Rrf2 family transcriptional regulator — translated: MKSANPLSDALHVMAHLVGQSAPRTSEQLASCLPTHPVVIRRLLAQLHKAGLVHSARGHGGGSQLARDAAAITLHDIYLAVGAPPLVQVGTRDPGGGCPIQQLVNSALLEGAREAQRLLEQRLQATTLDQLGADFARHLAHHRSLEGHHES
- the dkgB gene encoding 2,5-didehydrogluconate reductase DkgB, which gives rise to MTVPAFGLGTFRLKDQTVIDSVRNALAVGYRAIDTAQIYGNEADVGQAIADSGVPRDEIYLTTKVWITAFKRDALLASLHTSLEKLRTDQVDLALIHWPSPNDKVDVPMEEYLTALAEAKAQGLTREIGISNFTIAQTRKAIAILGADAIATNQIEVHPYLQNRLLVKFLQDNGIHVTAYMSLAYGEVIKDPVIQAIAGRHQATPAQIALAWALQQGFSVIPSSTKRENLSSNLEAAAIRLTDEDLAQIAKLDRGHRLANPEGIAPAWD
- a CDS encoding YbjQ family protein, yielding MADPYNSGTPSPPALRFDDALVTTAFELPGHRVVRNLGVVRGITVRSRSIVGNFLGGIQTLFGGNITIYTELCEQAREETYRDMVKHARQLGANAIIGMRYDATDVMTGLTEVLCYGTAVVVEPMR
- a CDS encoding alpha/beta hydrolase, with protein sequence MTDRIPLLLLPGLLNDAELWRAQLADLADIAECTVGDQTRGETLQAVAEDVLAQAPERFALAGFSLGGFVAQQILRIAPERVLQLALIDTSIHADSPERAEQRRSQRASVRLPGKFHGFGDALMRSYIDASRLDDYVLVQRVRDMTARLGAEVFLRQSALERRDGRDVLARYRDPLLIVCGANDRITPLAVSEEMHALVPHSQLVVVPDCGHLAPMEKPDEVSAAMRGWLLQGEG